From the Eschrichtius robustus isolate mEscRob2 chromosome 3, mEscRob2.pri, whole genome shotgun sequence genome, the window CTATCTCCTGTGGGAGAGTTTTCAATCTAATCTTACAAATCAATCTTTTATATTCTAATTGTATTCATTGAACTATATAGCCAAACTCTTATGTTCCAGGAGCCAAATCTCCTGAACTCTGAAGTCTGAAGTCTTAACACTCATATTCTATTTCCTGAGTCAATGTGTTGGGGGAAGGtattggagaaaaaaatgatagaagtGTCATTTTTCACAAATAGTGATTCTCATAAGCTGTATTATATCAGAGTTTAGGACACTATATGTAAAATATCCCATGTAAGGGTTTCCAGATGATTGGATTCAGGCTGAGTACCTCTGCATATTGTATAAGTTGGCAGACTTTTAAATTTGAATAGTTTCATGAAGACCATGTACTCCCTAGatctacttttcaaaaaaaaacatcAGAAATATATTTCATGAGAGGGTCTGGAACAGCAAGATATGCTATAAAGTTCTGGAGCTTAAATATGAAAAATGGAAAGTGGGAAAAGTAAGAAAGAGTCAGATTTTTCAAGGCCTTCCTAGCTAGGCTAAGGATAAGGAATTGTTCATAAAGAAAATGGGGAACTATTTAAGGATTTCAAGTGGGGTAGAAATGTAGTTTATAGAGATAACTTTATCTATGAAAATAACTTATTAGAGAGATTAAGTCTGGAAGAAAGAAATTCAAGCCAACTATTAAATAACCccagacaataaatgctgtgaTTCTGCATTAGAGAGCAGGTAAAAGTCCAGcaagtcatacagagtgaagtaagtcagaaagaacaaaaaacaaatattgtatattaacgcatatatgtggaatctaaaaaaatgatactgatgaacctgtttgcagggcaggaatagagacacacgtagagaatggatgtgtggacacagtggggggaaaggggggtgggaagaattgggagcttgggattgacatatatacaataccatgtgtaaaacagataactaatgggaACCTGTTGTATAGCGCAGGGGCTCAGCTGATGTTCTGTGGTGAcccagatgggtgggatgggggtgggggggggtccaagagggaggggatatatatatacatatagctgattcacttctttttacagcagaaactaacacaacattgtaaagcaactataccccaattttaaaaaagtccAGCAAAGGGACAGTGATATGGGCACAAAGGACGTGGTCCAAGCCCCAAGGAGAGATGATGCTAATGAGAACGGACTAAAGGAAGAGCAAAGTGGACAAAGGCAGGTACCCAGCATGCAACTGTAGTGCTGTGGCAGAAGGATATTTATATAAGGTGAGAAGCTGCAGCCTATTTTGCACATCAGTCACTTCAGTCACAGTGGGTGTGGGAGGAGTCAGGACCCAACCACAGACCTTCACGGCCAGGATCTAGCCCTAATGAAGGATGGGAGGAGCATCACAGACTTTGACACTATACAGCCCATATTTAAAACACTGTAAAAATGTCCTGTTTCCAGGCATCCTTCTACCATACCCACCCCTGATCCAACTCAACTAGCAtcattaataaggaaaaaaaaattaactcttccTAAAGCATCAGCTCTCAGCACATTTTCCAAATGACACACTTGGTAGTGAAGAGTACCTCTTTGTCACATACACCCAAGGGCAGCACTTTCACATGGCCCGCTCACTCACCTAGACACAACCAGTCTTTTAAATTGTCTGTATAAATGTGTcacattgtatgttatttttctcttgtagGGTCAACCATAACTTGAGACATGGTAAATGAATACAAGAAAATTGTTCTGGTGAAAGGATTACAGAACATGAATGATTATCAGTTTAGCATGATTAAGTCTTTACTGGCCCAGGATTTAAAACTGACTAGAAAAAAGCAAGATAAATACTACAAAATTCAGATTGCTGAtgtgatgggaaaaaaaattcccaggTGCTACCTCTGTCAACAAACTAATAGATGTGTTAGAAGACATAGAAACATTTAAAGACCTTGTAAAAGAACTTAGAAAGGAGAAGCTAAAAGGTAATAAAGAAGATCCCACCCACACTTGCTCTTCTCTGGCCCTCCCCAATCTTAACTAGGACACCACCTTAGTCATAgttaatatattcttttcccaatttatgACTCATTGGCCATGAAAGTGTTAGTACTGCAGCAGCCAACAGGTTTGACAACGTAGGGCAACCCCTTTCCTATAAAGGAAAGTGGCTGTATGTTGGAGGTTGTATTTAGGGTAAggataaagaatgaaagaaagaggaaatggaTGAGAAGCTGAAACTTTCAGTACATTAGAAATGTTAGAAAATGACGAAATAGTAATTTAAGATTTgtggtttatttaaaaaacatttacctTTAACCAATTAATGTGTCTGTTCTATTAAGACTATTTGCTCCATGGTTATTATTCCTTCTAGTAATGAAGATGGAGCAGTACTTAACATAAAAAACTACCTCTCCGAGATGTGAAGAACTTTTGTAAAATCACCAGGcaaaatcaaaatttttaaaaatccaaagacCAATATCACCATTTTGTCATCTCATCAATTTGTATCATAGTTCCTTTCACTGGCTTCTGTAATTTTAACAGATCTTCTAAATAACATGAGCAAGCAGTCAGCATCATGGAAACCTTGGGTTTTATTAAAAGACATGATAGGAGAACAGGGTAGGGAAAGGGTTAAACTGAGGTACATGGGAATCCAGAGGACAGAAGGAACACTGCACAGGGAGTCAGTACAAAAAGGATTGAGGAAGCAGGAGACAGTCTCCCTGCCTGTGTTCTTACTATTGGTCCCCTTGCAGCCAGAATAGCTAATGCAGTAGAGGTAGACAAAAGCACACCTAGACCCACAAGAAGGAGCTGAGGGGAAATAGCACTGAAACTGCTTCAGCTCTCTTCAAACAGCTCCTCTGGGTTTATTGAGTCTCTGTTTTCATATCAGTTGCAAACtaagacaaaaaaggaaaaattcagcaaaaaagagaaatcagaaagaaaCAAGCTCTGCTACACCGGCACCTACCACAAGTAGTGCTCTGACACCTAGAAGAGTAGGGAAGAATCCTATGGTCCGGGTAAGCTTGTAGTTCCACAGAAGGAACTCTGCTAAGGCACTTGGTTCTTTATTAATATTCCAACAGTTCAGATTTACCAAATTTACCAAATTTACCTCAATTTACCAAATTGAGGAATTATGGATCATCTTTTTGCCAGGAAAAGAGTGAGGCacaataaaaatacagtaaaaatttaAGTGACATAGATATGGTAACATCATCCTCATTATAAAGATGATGTTAACTGTTAGATTGAAAACACATCTTGCTCGTGCTTACATAAACCTAGATCTTCTAATTCTAAGAACAGTGCTCTTCCCATTATGACACAGAGGTGATTGGAGTAGTAACATGTCTGTGTGAATCAACCATCCCTTTTTTAATGCAACTATATGCCCATTCTTACCTACCGGCCgtctctttttatatatatatatatatatatatatatatatatatatatatatatatatatatatatatatatatatatatatatatatatatatatataaatttatttattttatttttggctgcgttgggtcttcgttgctgcacgcaggctttctctagttgcagcgagcaggggctactcttcattgcggtacatgggcttctttttgcagtagcttctctccttgcggagcacaggctttaggtgcgggggtttcagtagttgtggttctcaggctctagagtgcaggctcagtaggtgcacaagcttagttgctctgctgtatgtgggatcttcccagggctcgaacctgtgtcccctgcattggcaggcagattcctaaacattgcgccaccagggaagtccccggccaTCTCTCTTGGTGGTGGGTTGGAACTACTTggagttttcaaagacatcacatttcatataaatagaacctACTACAATGTAATGAAAATATGTTCTGCTTCTTTTAATACTGAAAACCATTAACAGAGAAATTAAACtactttcagaaaagaaaaaaaacaaactgaagaagagacTGGAACAAAAAGGAATAAGGCATCTCAGGAGCAGATTCAGTCTCTGTACCCTTCAGTAACCAACACACCCACAACCGTGGGccttcctccacctccccagGCCTGATCATCAGCTCCATCTTCCACTCACCTATCTGAGGTACacatttcctgtttctcttttccaAGTTTTCCTCAAGTCAGTAACAGGTGCATTTCACAGTGACTACTGTTAGTCTGTATATAACTATTGTTATTGATAAACTTGCTTTGGCAAAGGTGTTTCCTTTGTCATGGTAAATTGGTCACATTGATGAGAAGCCATATCCAGGTAAAGTCCAATCATTTACAGGTGATCACCATGTGTAATATCCCAGGTCAGACCACTCTAAGAACTTCTTGTCTGTGGAGGTAGATAGCTTGACTCCATCTTTCATGAATACatgacacccccctccccccccgctTGCCTCCCATACTTCCTATTACAGATCAGGCAACTTTCCCATTATGAAAGTATTCTGCTGCAACTCAATCAAATCAGGCCACTGTGGAGAGAGGAGATTAGAGGTAAACAAACCTGTCCTCTGTTTTTCTGTTAACATCCAAGCCACTGAGAAATACTGTGGATACACTGAAGAGGACATGGTTCTAATCAGATATCTTTTATTTGAGCCAGGTTAGAACAGGGAATTCTGAGCCACTGCATGTCTTTCTCACTACTTGTAGCAGACTATTATTTCTTTGGAAGAGGCAATATTTTGAATCCTCACAATGGCCCCGGGTACTCTAGTGATACTTGAAAACCCTTAATGTTTGTGGTTTGTGGTAGGCGCCGTTCTCTGTTTGCAATGCTATCTTAGttattttttcactctttttattttctttagtcgTTTAAGTGAGTAGAGGACatatttgaatttattattatattttaatctaTCCCTCAAATGTTTCATGACAATGTTCTCATCCTCCATGGCTCTGTGTTGCTCTTGCTGAGGATCATGCTTTAATTCAGGAAGATTATTCTGTTTATAATGGATAGTCTAACTTCTATTCCTGTTGTCTGCTACCTTATACTAAGCTTTACCAGTTCATTACTGTTTCCTTTCCATTAAGCACTTCCTTTCTAGCCTGACTCCAGGTCCAAATATTTAGGAAGGTTGTGTGGCCCAAtgttatgactgaggtttcactCAGAGAAAGAGACTTTGTGTTCCCTGCTCAAACTTGTAagtttattttcctgtttctgtcCAACACAGAACCAGAAAACGCAGGTCCAAAGTAAAGTAACTTCCAGGAGAAGTGTTCTCCAAAAGGGCCCAATGACAGTGATGGTACTGAAAGCAGCAGAGCCATTTGAATATGAGTCACCAGAAGGGGGGAAAAACACAATGTTTCATGCTACAGTGGTTACTGCAAGTCAGTTTTTCCAAGTGAAGGTTTTTAACACCAACCTTAAAGAGAAATTCACAAAGCAGAAGGTCATTACCATATCAGATTACTTTGAATGCAGAGGAATCCTGGAGATAAACAAAGCATCGTCTGTGTCTGAAGTTGGTCTTGATCAAAAGTCTGAAGTTCCAAACAGCATTgtcaaaagagcaaaagaaactcCCAAGATAGATAGTCTTCGCAAGTAAGCGTCGGGAACATTTATGTATGGGTTGTTTGTGTTATATCAGGTAAtctcttaaaattgtttttcattttctcgaTCAGTGCCTGAAATTGAATGTCTTCATTTGCCAAGCTCTGCTTACTGACTGAATATTGGAACTCAGTTCTCAGTTCTCTTTCTTGACTAGAGATAGGTGGTCAAGTCTGCCACATAACAGGAAATGGGATTGGGTGGCGTGTTAGCATTCTTCTACCCAAGATACCTCCAAGCAAGTCCTTGAAAAGATTCACCAAGAAACCTTGTCATTTCTCCAGTTATAATTACCTGGTCTCAGACACCATGAACAAGGACTGTGCAGGGTATAAATCAATATGCACATTCTAATAATTTTATCTCAGAACTCCACTGCAAATTCATcactttctttttactttgaagAATGGATTGCCTTACTCAGATTGAATTCTGGTTGCGACATGCATCCAGAGTAATAAAGAGATTGGCTTGTATTCTCCTGAATGCATATACATTCAACAGTTAGGCAAATGATATAACAATTCAGTGCTGTCTCCTCtagattattcattcatttaatcagttATTCATGAACAACTaattgaagaaatattttattgcatGGTATTTGGAAAATATGGTAATCTAATTCCCTTATTTATCaaaaacaaaggcacagagagtttTACTGATATGTCAATTTCCAAATTCAGGGTACTAAAGAGTATGATATCTTAAATCCCCCCTAAAATTTACAGACTTCTATGAACTCACCTTACATCTTATATAATTAACTGCTTCATAAACCTGTATAAGTGTCTCCTAAGATAGCCCCTTAATTTACCTCCATTACTTTCTTACACTATCTTTGAGACCATGCCTACAAATGCAATTATAGAATTGATGAGTCATAACTTACATGAGTGAGACATATAGAGTGTGAACTGTGAAACCTACatcaatggaaataaaatattggaGAAGAGTGAGTAAATGgagaaggtagagaaaaaaattagtgaGTTACCAGAACCTAACCTGTTATATAGATTTTTTATAATCTATTAAGTGAAAAGTTATAGTCAATGTTCATTCATTTCTGCATAAGGAGAGGAGCCACAAATGTTCATCAGGGACTTCTGATTCCCCTGATTCCAgttgttttaaagaaacaaagcTGCCCTTAAGGTGGAAGCAGtagaaaataggaagaaaactcACTGTTCTAGAATTGCCAGATAGAAAACAtctagaaaaagaaaggcaaaaataaaaaatcaagatAATAAAAGGAAAGTTCTCAGAGAAGACCTTTCCAAAGCCATATGCATACCTGTGCCTATAACTGCTCTTTTATATCTTGTGTTTATTGTGTCACAAGGGTCTTTCTCATACATATGGAGGCTACTATATTTTCAGGCCCTGAATATTAAATTTCTgttgaagaaaaaagtaaataagaggAACATAATCTATGAAATACAGGATAATACAGGAAAGATGGATGCTGTCGGGAATGGAAAATGGCACAATATCAAGTGTGAGGAAGGAGACAAACTTCGACTTTTCTGCTTTCAACTGAGAACAATTGACCAGAAACTGAAACTCACATGTGGAAATCACAGCTTCATCCAGTGGGAACTGGATGGAGAAACATTAGTTTTCCAGAAAGGCAAATAATTTTGTCTGGGTTTTGAGAGCACCAGTTTCTATATTCTTACATATAGAGTCTAGCAGATGGGAGGAAAACACAATGCTCTTGTGTTCGTTTGTAAGTGGAGGATTTTTTAAAGGATGCGAGGAAATGACATTCATATAGATTTCAAAAGGATTTGA encodes:
- the MNDA gene encoding LOW QUALITY PROTEIN: myeloid cell nuclear differentiation antigen (The sequence of the model RefSeq protein was modified relative to this genomic sequence to represent the inferred CDS: deleted 1 base in 1 codon; substituted 2 bases at 2 genomic stop codons), with product MVNEYKKIVLVKGLQNMNDYQFSMIKSLLAQDLKLTRKKQDKYYKIQIADVMEKKFPGATSVNKLIDVLEDIETFKDLVKELRKEKLKDLLNNMSKQSASWKPWVLLKDMIGEQGRERVKLRKEKKQTEEETGTKRNKASQEQIQSLYPSVTNTPTTVGLPPPPQAXSSAPSSTHLSENQKTQVQSKVTSRRSVLQKGPMTVMVLKAAEPFEYESPEGGKNTMFHATVVTASQFFQVKVFNTNLKEKFTKQKVITISDYFECRGILEINKASSVSEVGLDQKSEVPNSIVKRAKETPKIDSLRKXASGTFMYGLFVLYQKKVNKRNIIYEIQDNTGKMDAVGNGKWHNIKCEEGDKLRLFCFQLRTIDQKLKLTCGNHSFIQLIKRKRE